Proteins from a genomic interval of Toxotes jaculatrix isolate fToxJac2 chromosome 5, fToxJac2.pri, whole genome shotgun sequence:
- the zgc:123278 gene encoding tumor susceptibility gene 101 protein: MSYCEDTIKKMLPKTYLRKHVAHEIHVALAYFKNLMPTMDKYVYNDGTTKDLMSLTGTIPVIFNDQTYNIPICLWIEESYPQTAPICYVRPTREMMIIRGNYISSSGEVELPYLEEWKKGECDLMSLLQVMAAMFGDFPPVCMQPQSEPKQASCWLQFHREAEVLSNTDGSSYLCLARDDGQPFQQENETSC; encoded by the exons ATGTCATACTGCGAGGATACGATTAAGAAAATGCTTCCTAAG actTACCTTCGCAAACATGTGGCTCACGaaatacatgttgcactggCTTACTTTAAAAACCTTATGCCCACGATGGATAAATACG TTTACAATGATGGCACCACAAAGGACTTGATGAGTTTGACCGGAACCATTCCTGTCATATTTAATG ACCAGACCTACAACATACCCATTTGCCTGTGGATTGAGGAAAGCTACCCCCAGACTGCTCCCATCTGCTATGTCAGACCCACGCGTGAGATGATGATCATCAGAGGAAATTACATATCCAGCAGCGGTGAAGTCGAGCTGCCTTACCTGGAGGAGTGGAAGAAG GGCGAGTGTGACTTAATGAGTCTACTGCAAGTGATGGCTGCCATGTTTGGAGACTTTCCTCCTGTATGTATGCAGCCTCAATCAGAGCCCAAACAAGCCTCAT gtTGGCTACAGTTCCACAGGGAAGCAGAGGTGCTTTCCAATACAGATGGAAGTTCATATCTGTGTTTAGCAAGAGATGATGGTCAACCTTTCCAGCAAGAAAATGAAACCAGCTGTTAA
- the LOC121181911 gene encoding GTPase HRas yields MTEYKLVVVGAGGVGKSALTIQLIQNHFVDEYDPTIEDSYRKQVVIDGETCLLDILDTAGQEEYSAMRDQYMRTGEGFLCVFAINNTKSFEDIHQYREQIKRVKDSDDVPMVLVGNKCDLPARTVDTRQAQELARSYGIPYIETSAKTRQGVEDAFYTLVREIRQHKLRKLNPPDESGQDCMSCRCVVS; encoded by the exons ATGACGGAGTATaagctggtggtggtgggagctGGAGGCGTGGGCAAGAGTGCACTCACCATCCAGCTCATCCAGAACCACTTTGTGGATGAATATGACCCCACCATAGAG GACTCCTACAGGAAACAAGTTGTGATCGATGGGGAGACCTGCCTGCTGGATATCCTGGACACTGCAGGTCAGGAGGAGTACAGCGCCATGAGGGACCAGTACATGAGGACAGGGGAGGGTTTCCTATGTGTCTTTGCCATCAACAACACCAAGTCTTTTGAGGATATTCACCAGtacag AGAACAAATTAAACGCGTAAAGGACTCAGACGATGTTCCCATGGTGCTTGTGGGAAACAAATGTGACCTTCCGGCACGCACAGTGGACACAAGGCAAGCCCAGGAACTCGCCCGCTCCTACGGCATCCCTTACATAGAGACCTCTGCCAAGACACGACAG ggaGTAGAGGACGCCTTCTACACACTGGTCAGGGAGATCAGACAGCATAAACTGAGGAAGCTGAACCCACCTGATGAAAGCGGTCAGGATTGTATGAGCTGTCGCTGTGTGGTATCGTGA
- the lrrc56 gene encoding leucine-rich repeat-containing protein 56, whose protein sequence is MSCCYGSVPQEVRPGTARVLVTELSGSGHINPTPATKPCEDPEAAVELFLSPEKLESLCGTRDFSHVTSLEICVDTQENTLGNFGAFLPKLVQLKMNNSVIVSVRDLGTTLSHLQVLWMSRCCLQDLDGISTFSSLKELYMAYNSVSDLSQIGMLENLQLLDLEGNDVDDLVQVQYLGLCGKLQTLTLEGNPVCVRPNPTATQTADYRYRAAVRELVPQLRYLDDLRVEEDGLSYNSTMGEDWAILRNSIRDFNSSRGATEGEETADSVDPYSRPGSARRPASSRSCVWPLSSSCSRPHTGSRPMSATRSGILSPPGSRPGSADSDLAAVEAETSTLTHGAGKILFCGNPVQAIRARREKLRTAPTRSAFTPRDHPIHVPEHTYDLEETDVRERGDVFAELRAWREQHSRRLQAIEAERLPQVLAIQHSDEEEEEDDDDDEEEGFGGMRNNSSDEEHGEEKHSGSLDTASPDSSFQSLSPDLHHREALSPDVSQLSLSPDTMLSPSPPVSATVASSNRKTQGIRARRLRLSQASSEHLPDSSRAGCSHGTGTTAGDTDRTLQKVQHAARTNVPLLPQAAHIPRPPPPSALRKGLVDSCVDMDLSSAQPSNKHLHTPQMSRLQNRPAITRPHTARAALQKHHQHHLLQPYRGSPHPD, encoded by the exons ATGAGCTGCTGTTATGGGTCCGTGCCTCAGGAGGTCCGGCCTGGTACAGCACGGGTCCTGGTGACTGAGCTGAGTGGATCAGGCCATATCAACCCAACTCCTGCCACAAAACCCTGTGAGGACCCTGAGGCAGCAGTGGAGCTGTTCCTCTCTCCAGAGAAGCTG GAATCGCTGTGTGGAACCCGGGACTTCTCTCATGTGACCTCGCTGGAGATCTGTGTAGACACCCAAGAAAACACCCTGGGTAACTTTG GTGCCTTCTTGCCAAAGCTGGtgcagctgaaaatgaacaACAGTGTGATAGTGTCAGTAAG AGACCTGGGAACCACCCTTTCCCACCTGCAGGTGCTGTGGATGTCTCGCTGCTGCCTACAAGACCTAGATGGCATTTCTACCTTCTCTTCTCTTAAG GAGTTGTACATGGCCTATAACAGTGTGTCAGACCTGAGTCAGATTGGCATGCTGGAGAACCTGCAGCTGTTAGATCTGGAAGGGAATGATGTGGATGACTTAGTCCAGGTCCAGTATCTGGGGTTGTGTGGCAAACTCCAGACACTCACCCTGGAGGGAAATCCTGTATGTGTGCGCCCAAACCCCACTGCTACTCAG ACAGCAGACTATAGATATCGGGCTGCAGTGAGGGAGTTGGTTCCTCAGCTGCGTTACCTGGACGATTTAAGGGTGGAGGAGGACGGGCTGAGCTACAACAGCACCATGGGAGAAGACTGGGCCATTCTTCGAAACTCCATCAGAGACTTCAACTCCTCTCGGGGTGCTACTGAAGGCG AGGAGACAGCAGACAGTGTGGATCCTTACAGCAGACCCGGCTCAGCCAGACGCCCTGCTTCCAGCCGCTCCTGCGTCTGGCCACTCTCGTCCTCATGCTCCAGACCCCACACTGGCTCCAGACCCATGTCAGCGACCAGGTCTGGAATTCTCTCCCCTCCTGGGTCCAGACCTGGTTCTGCAGACTCAGATCTTGCAGCGGTGGAAGCAGAAACCAGCACCCTGACACATG GAGCTGGTAAGATCCTGTTCTGTGGAAACCCAGTGCAGGCTATTCGAGCAAGGCGAGAGAAGCTGAGG ACGGCACCTACCCGGTCTGCTTTCACCCCCCGTGACCATCCCATCCATGTGCCGGAGCACACGTATGACCTTGAGGAAACTGATGTTAGAGAACGCGGCGATGTGTTTGCTGAGCTTAGAGCTTGGAGGGAGCAGCACAGCAG GCGTCTCCAGGCCATAGAAGCAGAAAGATTACCACAGGTCCTGGCTATTCAGCAcagtgatgaagaagaggaggaagatgatgatgatgatgaagaagaaggtTTTGGTGGTATGAGGAACAACAGTAGTGATGAAGAACATGGAGAGGAGAAGCATAGTGGCAGCCTAGATACTGCCTCACCAGATTCCTCATTCCAGTCTCTTTCCCCAG acctGCATCACAGAGAGGCCTTATCCCCTGACGTGTCTCAACTGTCCCTGTCCCCAGACACCATGCTATCCCCTTCTCCTCCCGTCAGTGCCACTGTGGCTTCTAGTAATCGGAAAACACAAGGGATTCGTGCACGTAGGCTTCGACTCAGCCAGGCCAGTTCAGAACATTTACCTGATTCCAGTAGAGCAGGGTGCTCCCATGGGACAGGTACAACAGcaggagacacagacaggacacTTCAGAAAGTCCAGCATGCGGCAAGGACCAATGTGCCTTTGTTACCTCAGGCTGCACACATACCCCGCCCACCACCACCAAGTGCCCTGAGGAAGGGACTTGTGGATTCATG TGTGGACATGGACTTATCCAGTGCACAGCCTAGCAACAAGCACCTTCACACTCCTCAGATGTCCAGACTCCAGAATAGACCAGCAATTACTCGTCCTCACACAGCCAGGGCAGCTCTACAGaaacaccaccagcaccactTACTCCAGCCCTACAGAGGGAGCCCACACCCAGACTGA